In the genome of Candidatus Saccharibacteria bacterium oral taxon 488, one region contains:
- a CDS encoding peptidoglycan bridge formation glycyltransferase FemA/FemB family protein produces MNQHFLQSTAWQAFQESLGRTTFRDSGPGWEYLAILERSTGNSRLYCPYGPAANDKHSLAAALDSLTQLGKKHRVTFLRVEPTNLDFATHLQAHGWKKVTYQKLQPEHSHVIDLTQPQDQLIAHMAQPVRNVYRNYHKKGVSVHRSTDPHDIDILLKFVHQVAQQRGITPHPDSYFRQQAATLFPLGAATLYYAALDNQPIAAALFYHSSDTLYYAHAGASSDPAHRKLNAGTALLAEAIIDAQQHGLAKADLYGIAPDGADKNHPWAGFTKFKRSFGGHDVTFAGAWDLPLQRSRYWLYRAYQTLR; encoded by the coding sequence ATGAACCAACATTTTTTACAATCAACCGCCTGGCAAGCCTTTCAAGAATCGCTCGGCCGCACCACCTTTCGCGATAGCGGCCCGGGCTGGGAGTACTTGGCTATTTTAGAGCGCAGCACTGGTAATTCCCGCCTGTATTGTCCGTACGGCCCGGCTGCCAATGACAAGCATTCGCTAGCAGCAGCCCTTGATTCCTTAACTCAACTTGGTAAAAAACACCGCGTTACCTTCCTGCGCGTCGAGCCAACCAATCTCGACTTTGCCACCCATCTCCAAGCTCACGGCTGGAAAAAGGTTACCTACCAAAAGCTCCAGCCGGAGCATTCGCACGTCATCGACCTGACTCAGCCGCAAGACCAGCTGATCGCCCATATGGCACAGCCAGTTCGTAATGTGTACCGCAATTATCATAAAAAAGGCGTCTCTGTCCACCGCTCGACTGACCCGCACGACATTGATATCTTACTGAAATTTGTCCACCAGGTCGCCCAGCAGCGCGGCATTACGCCACATCCTGATAGTTATTTTCGCCAGCAAGCCGCCACTCTCTTCCCGCTCGGTGCAGCCACGCTGTACTACGCCGCGCTTGATAATCAACCCATCGCCGCTGCCCTGTTTTATCATAGCAGCGACACGCTATATTACGCCCATGCTGGCGCCTCGTCAGACCCAGCTCACCGCAAGCTCAATGCTGGCACTGCCCTGCTGGCCGAGGCAATCATTGACGCTCAGCAGCACGGATTAGCCAAAGCCGACCTCTACGGCATCGCCCCCGACGGTGCCGACAAAAACCATCCGTGGGCTGGCTTCACCAAGTTCAAACGCTCATTTGGCGGACACGACGTCACCTTTGCCGGGGCTTGGGATTTGCCATTACAGCGCAGTCGCTACTGGCTGTACCGCGCCTACCAAACGCTGCGTTAA
- a CDS encoding valine--tRNA ligase, producing MQLAKQYTPNDYEPNIYAMWETSGALEPTGTGKPYSIVMPPPNANGNLHIGHALDMNLKDILIRYHRLKGDDAVFIPGADHAGFETWVVYEKELAKQGKSRFDFSREQLYDQVWQFVEEKRGNMELQLRALGVSASWRHLTFTLDDKVIATVYETFKKLWDDGLVYRGERIVNYCTKHQTSFADIEVEHKNEKGKLWQIAYPTLDKIGEIVVATTRPETMLGDVAVAVHPDDERYKHLIGTRILLPITDEEIPIIADEYVDMNYGTGAVKITPAHDPNDFEMAQRHNLPLKQIISQEGKMINVPPQFLGLTPAEARTRVLAALESLELRRGETDIEHAVGHCYKCGSVIEPMVKEQWFIKMQPLAQPAIEALEGEEITFYPAAKRKELIAYLKQLKDWNISRQIPWGIPIPAFVNESNPRDWIFNIRTDERKIVVNGTTYIREEDTFDTWFSSGQWPYIVTDYLNGGELAKYFPTSLMETGMDIMRAWVARMIMLSLYRTGKLPFKDVYLHGMVNDEHNQKMSKSKGNVINPMELVSEFGSDATRMGIIAGRAPAQHQAFNKGAVIAARNFCNKLWNIARFVEAQIGDEHQIVGLEPQTPADHWIIRQLNDAANNVAVRLEQYRFSEAADTVYHAIWDDLADWYIESSKTAINRPLLSWALATSLKIAHPFAPFVTETIWQTLNYTDGILMRDHWPTPEKFDPIAAEQFEQLKTLVAEGRWVIAELPGNKKYRLLYGNDNLIDENQDTIKHLMRLESIAHTDQPRGLRLAAANREAWLDIDEKTLYQHQTDLEVRLSEARRTLANLQARLDNPTYVEKAPAYLVEETRQQLAEQERLIQRFISELEVISSR from the coding sequence ATGCAATTAGCCAAACAATACACCCCAAACGATTACGAACCAAACATTTACGCCATGTGGGAAACTAGCGGTGCATTAGAGCCGACTGGCACTGGCAAACCGTACTCCATCGTCATGCCGCCGCCCAACGCTAATGGTAACTTGCACATTGGCCATGCCCTAGACATGAATTTGAAGGATATCTTGATTCGTTATCACAGGTTAAAGGGTGATGATGCGGTGTTTATTCCTGGGGCAGATCATGCTGGCTTTGAGACATGGGTAGTTTATGAAAAAGAACTGGCAAAACAGGGAAAAAGCCGTTTTGACTTTTCACGTGAACAACTGTACGACCAGGTTTGGCAATTTGTTGAAGAAAAACGCGGCAACATGGAGTTGCAGCTGCGGGCTCTGGGCGTCAGCGCTTCTTGGCGGCATTTGACCTTTACGCTGGACGATAAAGTCATCGCTACAGTGTACGAGACCTTCAAAAAGCTGTGGGATGATGGTCTGGTATATCGCGGTGAGCGGATCGTTAATTATTGCACCAAACACCAAACCAGCTTCGCCGACATTGAAGTTGAGCATAAAAATGAAAAGGGGAAGTTGTGGCAAATCGCTTACCCGACGCTGGATAAAATCGGCGAAATCGTAGTCGCCACCACGCGGCCGGAGACCATGCTAGGCGACGTGGCAGTGGCTGTCCACCCGGATGACGAGCGCTACAAACACCTCATCGGTACGCGAATTTTATTGCCAATCACCGACGAGGAAATCCCAATCATCGCCGACGAGTACGTCGATATGAACTATGGTACTGGCGCAGTGAAAATTACGCCAGCACACGACCCGAACGACTTCGAGATGGCCCAGCGCCACAATCTGCCGCTCAAGCAAATCATCAGCCAAGAAGGCAAGATGATCAACGTACCGCCGCAATTCCTAGGCCTGACGCCGGCAGAAGCCCGCACTCGCGTGTTGGCAGCCTTGGAGTCGCTAGAACTGCGCCGCGGCGAAACAGACATTGAACATGCCGTCGGACATTGTTACAAATGCGGCAGCGTCATCGAGCCGATGGTTAAGGAGCAATGGTTTATTAAAATGCAGCCGTTGGCTCAGCCAGCCATTGAAGCCTTAGAGGGGGAAGAGATTACCTTTTATCCAGCCGCTAAGCGCAAAGAACTCATCGCCTATCTCAAGCAACTGAAAGATTGGAATATCTCCCGGCAAATCCCGTGGGGCATCCCGATTCCAGCATTTGTCAATGAAAGCAACCCGCGCGACTGGATATTTAACATTCGTACTGACGAACGAAAAATAGTTGTAAATGGTACAACATATATCAGGGAAGAAGATACCTTTGATACCTGGTTCTCATCTGGGCAGTGGCCATACATCGTTACTGATTATCTAAATGGCGGGGAATTAGCCAAATACTTCCCAACCAGCCTGATGGAAACCGGCATGGACATTATGCGGGCGTGGGTAGCGCGCATGATTATGCTCAGCCTGTACCGCACTGGCAAACTACCGTTCAAGGACGTTTACCTGCACGGCATGGTCAACGACGAACATAATCAAAAAATGTCCAAATCCAAAGGTAATGTCATCAACCCAATGGAGCTAGTTTCAGAATTTGGCTCGGACGCCACCCGCATGGGCATCATCGCTGGCCGCGCGCCAGCCCAGCATCAAGCCTTCAACAAGGGCGCGGTCATCGCTGCTCGCAACTTCTGTAATAAGCTGTGGAATATCGCTCGTTTCGTCGAGGCGCAAATCGGCGATGAACACCAAATCGTTGGCCTAGAGCCGCAGACGCCGGCCGACCACTGGATTATCCGCCAGCTGAATGACGCCGCTAATAACGTCGCCGTCCGCCTGGAGCAGTACCGCTTTTCTGAAGCCGCAGACACGGTCTATCACGCTATTTGGGACGACCTAGCCGATTGGTACATCGAATCGTCAAAAACCGCTATCAACCGCCCATTGCTGTCATGGGCGCTGGCAACCAGCCTGAAAATCGCTCATCCATTCGCACCATTCGTTACCGAGACAATTTGGCAGACACTTAATTACACCGATGGCATTTTAATGCGCGACCATTGGCCGACCCCAGAAAAGTTCGACCCCATCGCCGCTGAGCAGTTTGAGCAGCTGAAAACACTGGTCGCGGAAGGTCGCTGGGTAATCGCTGAGTTGCCGGGCAATAAAAAATACCGCTTGTTATACGGTAATGACAATTTAATTGACGAAAATCAGGACACCATCAAACACCTCATGCGCCTGGAGTCAATTGCACACACCGACCAGCCACGGGGCCTTAGGTTGGCGGCAGCAAACAGGGAAGCATGGCTGGATATTGACGAGAAGACTCTCTATCAGCACCAGACCGATCTGGAAGTACGGCTAAGCGAGGCGCGGCGAACCCTGGCGAACCTCCAGGCGCGGCTGGATAATCCAACTTACGTTGAAAAGGCGCCAGCCTATCTCGTCGAGGAAACTCGCCAGCAGCTAGCTGAGCAGGAAAGGCTCATCCAGCGCTTTATCAGTGAGCTCGAAGTCATCAGCTCACGCTAA